One genomic segment of Pseudomonadota bacterium includes these proteins:
- a CDS encoding ParB N-terminal domain-containing protein has translation MAAKKKTPAKKAKTKRAKLAPNLVPRGLSATEVALPLDHPDIAAVVDLVRKAGGAPIGAYREPLGGRPLLVASLPFGAVQPTPFQRDLSPTHAKRLAVAIEATAAFLDPLIVVRGEDGRFWTPNGRHRLAAAKVLGLKQITVLISPDESLSYRILALNTEKAHNLKDKSLEVVRMARNLAKREPTRTEASLAAEFEAAELLTLGLVYESNLRFGGGAYSPVLKKVDRLTTKPLPAALRERSAYASRLQEIDNEVKRIVAELQARGMKSPYLRSYVVARINPVRFHKMKAGDKKPAMPIAQALLRMVAAAKKFDLGKVNMSDLAFVAAGAESAE, from the coding sequence ATGGCAGCGAAAAAGAAAACGCCGGCTAAGAAGGCGAAAACCAAACGCGCGAAGCTCGCGCCCAATCTCGTACCACGCGGGCTGTCCGCGACCGAAGTTGCCTTGCCGCTCGATCATCCGGACATCGCCGCCGTCGTCGATCTCGTGCGCAAGGCCGGCGGCGCGCCGATCGGCGCCTATCGCGAGCCGCTCGGTGGACGGCCGCTGCTGGTGGCATCGCTGCCGTTCGGCGCGGTGCAACCGACGCCGTTCCAGCGCGATCTGTCGCCCACGCATGCGAAGCGGCTGGCCGTTGCCATCGAGGCGACCGCGGCCTTTCTCGATCCGCTGATCGTCGTGCGCGGCGAAGACGGCCGCTTCTGGACGCCCAATGGCCGCCATCGTCTCGCCGCGGCCAAGGTGCTCGGCCTCAAGCAGATCACGGTGTTGATCTCGCCCGACGAATCGCTGTCGTATCGCATCCTCGCGTTGAACACCGAGAAGGCGCACAACCTCAAGGACAAATCGCTCGAGGTCGTGCGCATGGCACGCAACCTCGCCAAGCGCGAACCCACGCGCACCGAGGCGTCGCTGGCCGCCGAATTCGAAGCGGCGGAGCTGCTGACGCTCGGCCTCGTCTACGAATCCAACCTGCGTTTTGGCGGCGGCGCGTACAGCCCCGTGCTCAAGAAAGTAGACCGGCTCACGACCAAACCACTGCCCGCCGCGCTGCGCGAGCGCAGCGCCTATGCGTCCCGCCTGCAGGAGATAGACAACGAGGTGAAACGCATCGTCGCCGAACTGCAGGCGCGCGGCATGAAGTCGCCGTACCTGCGCAGCTACGTGGTGGCGCGGATCAACCCGGTGCGTTTCCACAAGATGAAGGCCGGCGACAAGAAGCCCGCGATGCCGATTGCGCAGGCGTTGCTGCGCATGGTGGCCGCGGCGAAGAAGTTCGATCTGGGCAAGGTGAACATGAGCGACCTCGCATTTGTCGCCGCGGGCGCCGAGTCGGCAGAGTGA
- a CDS encoding fumarate hydratase, which yields MKAIRQDDLIASVADALQYISYYHPPDYIRALGRAYELEQSPAARDAIAQILSNSRMCAEGRRPICQDTGIVMVFAKVGMNVRWDAKLSFEEMINEGVRRAYLHPDNKLRASIVTDPNFSRKNTRDNTPAVIHTQLVPGDELEITVAAKGGGSENKSKFVMLNPSDSLVDWVLKTVPLMGAGWCPPGMLGIGIGGSAEKAMLLAKESLMEPIDMTELKARGPANQTEELRIELYDKVNALGIGAQGLGGLSTVLDVKIFDYPTHAASKPVAMIPNCAATRHVHFTLDGSGPAVLETPKLSDWPKVDWAPAADARRVNLDTLTPAEVASWKPGESLLLNGRMLTGRDAAHKRIADLFASGKGLPPGVDFRNRVIYYVGPVDPVRGEVVGPAGPTTATRMDKFTEMMLEKTGLIAMVGKAERGPLGIEAIRKHRAAYLMAVGGAAYLVSKAIKASRVVAFEELGMEAIYEFTVEDMPVTVAVDANGTSVHQTGPAEWSRKIAAGIPVRVR from the coding sequence ATGAAAGCCATACGCCAGGACGATCTCATCGCAAGCGTCGCGGACGCCTTGCAGTACATCTCCTATTACCACCCGCCGGACTACATTCGCGCGCTCGGGCGTGCGTATGAACTGGAGCAGTCGCCGGCGGCGCGCGACGCGATCGCGCAGATTCTCAGCAATTCGCGCATGTGCGCGGAAGGGCGCCGGCCGATCTGCCAGGACACCGGCATCGTGATGGTGTTCGCCAAGGTCGGCATGAACGTGCGCTGGGACGCGAAGCTCTCCTTCGAGGAGATGATCAACGAAGGTGTGCGTCGGGCCTATCTACATCCCGACAACAAGCTGCGCGCCTCGATCGTCACCGACCCGAACTTCTCGCGCAAGAACACCAGGGACAACACACCCGCCGTCATCCATACGCAGCTCGTGCCAGGCGACGAGCTCGAGATCACGGTGGCGGCGAAGGGCGGCGGTTCGGAGAACAAGTCCAAGTTCGTGATGCTGAACCCGTCGGATTCGCTGGTGGACTGGGTGCTGAAGACGGTGCCGCTGATGGGGGCGGGCTGGTGTCCGCCCGGCATGCTGGGGATCGGCATCGGCGGTTCCGCCGAGAAGGCGATGCTGCTCGCGAAGGAATCGCTGATGGAGCCCATCGACATGACGGAACTCAAGGCACGCGGGCCCGCCAACCAGACCGAAGAGCTGCGCATCGAGCTGTACGACAAGGTGAACGCGCTCGGCATCGGTGCGCAGGGGCTCGGCGGCCTATCTACCGTGCTCGACGTGAAGATATTCGACTACCCCACACACGCGGCCTCGAAGCCGGTGGCGATGATCCCCAACTGCGCCGCGACGCGCCACGTGCACTTCACGCTCGACGGCAGCGGCCCCGCGGTGCTCGAGACGCCGAAGCTGTCGGATTGGCCGAAGGTCGACTGGGCGCCCGCGGCCGACGCGCGGCGCGTGAATCTCGACACGCTCACGCCCGCGGAAGTCGCCAGCTGGAAGCCGGGTGAGTCGCTGCTGCTCAATGGCCGCATGCTCACGGGCCGCGATGCGGCTCACAAGCGCATCGCCGACCTGTTCGCGTCGGGTAAAGGACTGCCGCCGGGCGTCGATTTCCGCAATCGCGTCATCTATTACGTGGGTCCGGTGGATCCGGTGCGCGGTGAAGTGGTTGGGCCCGCCGGCCCCACGACCGCCACCCGCATGGATAAATTCACCGAGATGATGCTCGAGAAGACCGGCCTGATCGCAATGGTGGGCAAGGCCGAACGCGGTCCGCTCGGCATCGAGGCGATCCGCAAACATCGCGCGGCCTATCTGATGGCCGTCGGCGGCGCCGCCTATCTAGTGTCAAAGGCCATCAAGGCGTCGCGCGTGGTCGCGTTCGAGGAGCTCGGCATGGAGGCGATCTACGAGTTCACGGTCGAGGACATGCCCGTGACCGTGGCGGTGGATGCGAACGGGACCTCCGTGCATCAGACCGGGCCGGCGGAGTGGAGCCGGAAGATCGCCGCCGGAATCCCAGTGCGCGTCAGATGA
- a CDS encoding DOMON-like domain-containing protein, with the protein MNPGQSVARHFLLAHPGAQSGAAQDLVQELSVKISRPSQDQLTLDYRLVGDLASLRLPEPRSSVRSDGLWRHSCFEGFVGHAGANDYWEYNFSPSGAWAAYHFTGYREGMAPLMKGAAPQITQKIGSDSCEVLATLDLSWLAKSSAGIGLRLGLAAVIEDRARVLSYWALKHPTGKPDFHHADSFVVALD; encoded by the coding sequence ATGAACCCAGGACAATCCGTCGCCCGTCATTTCCTGCTGGCCCACCCCGGTGCGCAATCCGGCGCCGCGCAGGACCTCGTGCAGGAACTGTCGGTGAAGATCTCCCGTCCCTCGCAAGACCAGCTCACGCTCGACTATCGGCTCGTCGGCGACCTTGCTTCGCTTCGGCTGCCGGAACCGCGGTCTTCTGTGCGCTCCGACGGGTTGTGGCGCCATAGCTGCTTCGAGGGGTTCGTCGGTCATGCCGGCGCCAACGACTACTGGGAGTACAACTTCTCGCCGTCGGGCGCATGGGCTGCCTACCACTTCACTGGATACCGGGAAGGCATGGCACCGCTGATGAAAGGAGCCGCGCCGCAGATCACGCAAAAAATCGGCAGCGATTCCTGCGAAGTGCTGGCGACGCTCGATTTATCGTGGCTCGCGAAATCGTCGGCGGGTATCGGGCTTCGCCTGGGACTTGCCGCCGTCATCGAAGACCGGGCACGGGTGCTGTCATACTGGGCACTCAAACACCCGACCGGGAAACCCGATTTCCATCATGCAGACAGCTTCGTGGTCGCGCTCGACTGA
- a CDS encoding UrcA family protein produces MTRSSLTAALGAATIAALLCAPASFAANAQTDGIAVRFSQEALDNPEDAAKVYAKLKLASRKACGLVGGFLNMSERTRAYRCYEQTLADVVSKIDRPMLTSVHVSKSSKVG; encoded by the coding sequence ATGACCCGTTCCAGTCTGACCGCGGCGCTGGGCGCCGCCACGATCGCCGCGCTGTTGTGCGCGCCCGCTTCATTCGCCGCCAACGCGCAGACCGACGGCATCGCCGTACGTTTCTCGCAGGAGGCGCTCGACAATCCGGAAGATGCGGCCAAGGTGTACGCCAAGCTCAAGCTCGCCTCACGCAAGGCCTGCGGTCTCGTCGGTGGATTCCTGAACATGTCCGAACGCACGCGCGCGTACCGCTGTTACGAGCAGACCCTCGCGGACGTCGTGAGCAAGATCGATCGGCCGATGCTCACCTCGGTGCACGTTTCGAAATCCAGCAAGGTGGGGTGA
- a CDS encoding DUF1343 domain-containing protein — MQFGIDRLLADRNLLGELEGRRVALLAHPASMTADFEHSLDALRAVRGLDITAAFGPQHGLRGDKQDNMVESQDFRDPVHGIPVFSLYGEVRRPTPEMLAHFDVLLVDLQDVGCRIYTFITTLLYVLEAAAQYGKTVWVLDRPNPAGRPIEGLKLREGWESFVGAGPIPMRHGLTLGELGIWFVSHFHLAVDYRVIPMKGWQPEEAPGYGWPLDERSWVNPSPNAANVQMARAYAGTVMLEGTTLSEGRGTTRPLELLGAPGLDPRSLLTAMHRIMPGWLRGCRLRPCWFEPTFQKHSGKLCSGFQIHVDDGAYRHGEFRPWRLIAGAFKCIRRLRGEYPLWRDFPYEYERTRLAIDLINGSELLREWVDDPAATPADLDRITSRDENEWEEERSDILLYR, encoded by the coding sequence ATCCAATTCGGTATCGATCGTTTATTGGCTGACCGCAATCTGCTCGGCGAGCTCGAGGGGCGGCGCGTTGCGTTGCTGGCCCATCCGGCCTCGATGACCGCGGATTTCGAGCATTCGCTCGATGCGCTGCGCGCGGTGCGCGGCCTTGACATCACCGCGGCGTTCGGTCCGCAGCACGGACTGCGCGGCGACAAGCAGGACAACATGGTCGAGTCGCAGGATTTCCGCGACCCGGTGCATGGCATCCCCGTATTCAGCCTGTATGGCGAAGTGCGCCGCCCCACACCGGAGATGCTGGCGCATTTCGACGTGTTGCTGGTGGACCTGCAGGACGTCGGCTGCCGCATCTACACTTTCATCACCACTCTTCTATATGTGCTGGAAGCCGCCGCCCAGTACGGCAAGACGGTCTGGGTACTGGATAGGCCGAATCCGGCCGGCCGGCCCATCGAAGGGCTCAAGCTGCGCGAAGGCTGGGAGAGTTTCGTCGGCGCGGGCCCGATCCCGATGCGCCACGGCCTCACACTCGGCGAGCTCGGCATCTGGTTCGTGAGCCACTTCCATCTCGCGGTCGACTACCGCGTGATCCCGATGAAAGGCTGGCAGCCGGAAGAGGCGCCGGGTTACGGCTGGCCGCTCGACGAGCGCAGCTGGGTGAACCCGAGCCCGAACGCGGCCAACGTGCAGATGGCCCGCGCCTATGCCGGCACCGTGATGCTCGAGGGCACCACGTTGTCCGAAGGCCGCGGCACCACGCGGCCGCTCGAGTTGTTAGGCGCGCCGGGGCTCGATCCGCGCTCGCTGCTGACGGCGATGCACCGCATCATGCCGGGATGGTTGCGCGGCTGCCGCCTGCGGCCGTGCTGGTTCGAGCCGACGTTCCAGAAACATTCCGGCAAGTTGTGCTCCGGCTTCCAGATCCATGTCGATGACGGCGCCTATCGTCACGGCGAGTTCCGCCCCTGGCGGCTGATCGCCGGCGCATTCAAATGTATCCGCCGGCTGCGCGGCGAGTACCCGCTGTGGCGCGATTTTCCCTACGAGTACGAACGCACGCGGCTCGCCATCGACCTCATCAACGGCAGTGAACTGCTGCGCGAGTGGGTGGACGACCCGGCCGCGACACCGGCGGATCTCGATCGCATCACCTCGCGCGATGAAAACGAATGGGAAGAAGAGCGCTCCGACATCCTGTTGTACCGCTGA
- a CDS encoding NAD(P)/FAD-dependent oxidoreductase: protein MKKVVVIGGGFAGLWAARKLRKAPVEITLIDRSNHHLFQPLLYQVATAGLAAPSIAAPLRHILRDQRNATVIMGEVQRIDPAARSVALGDREIPYDYLLVASGATHAYFGHDQWAPFAPGLKTLDDAFVIRRRILSAFERAEAATTEAEREACLTFAVIGAGPTGAELAGTLAEIARHTLAGDFRHIDSRKARVLLIEAGPRVLAAFTDALSDKARQQLERLGVEVHTGKPVTDIGDGYLVFGGRRVAARTILWAAGVAASPLGKQLGAETDRAGRVRVAPDLSLPQYPEIFVAGDLATLEQDGQPVPGVAPAAKQMGARAARNILARMAGQPTAPFHYTDFGALATIGRHSAIAQLPRLRFSGALAWWFWLVLHIYFLIGFRSRLIVLINWAWAYFTYARGARIILGNEPERVTHGSEKENAG from the coding sequence ATGAAAAAAGTCGTGGTCATCGGTGGCGGTTTCGCCGGCTTGTGGGCGGCTCGCAAGCTGCGCAAGGCGCCGGTCGAGATCACGCTGATCGATCGCAGCAACCACCACTTGTTCCAGCCTCTGCTCTACCAGGTCGCGACCGCGGGCCTGGCGGCGCCTTCGATCGCCGCGCCGCTGCGCCACATCCTGCGCGACCAGCGCAATGCCACCGTGATCATGGGAGAAGTGCAACGCATCGATCCCGCGGCGCGCAGCGTGGCGCTGGGCGATCGCGAGATTCCTTATGACTATCTGCTGGTGGCGAGCGGCGCGACCCACGCCTACTTCGGCCACGATCAATGGGCGCCGTTTGCGCCGGGGCTCAAGACTCTCGACGATGCCTTCGTGATCCGGCGGCGCATCCTGTCCGCCTTCGAACGCGCCGAGGCCGCGACCACCGAGGCGGAACGCGAGGCCTGCCTGACTTTCGCCGTGATCGGCGCGGGCCCGACGGGCGCGGAGCTGGCGGGCACGCTCGCCGAGATCGCGCGTCACACGCTGGCCGGAGATTTTAGGCACATCGACTCGCGCAAGGCGCGAGTGCTGCTGATCGAGGCCGGGCCGCGCGTGCTGGCTGCCTTCACCGATGCCCTTTCCGACAAGGCGCGCCAACAGCTCGAACGTCTCGGCGTCGAAGTGCACACGGGCAAACCGGTCACGGACATCGGCGACGGTTACCTCGTCTTCGGTGGCCGGCGCGTCGCGGCCCGCACCATCCTCTGGGCGGCCGGCGTCGCCGCCTCGCCGCTCGGCAAACAACTCGGCGCCGAGACCGACCGCGCGGGACGCGTGCGGGTCGCGCCCGATCTCAGCCTGCCGCAGTACCCGGAGATTTTCGTCGCCGGCGACCTCGCCACCCTCGAGCAGGATGGCCAGCCCGTGCCGGGAGTGGCACCCGCGGCCAAACAGATGGGCGCGCGGGCAGCGCGCAACATCCTCGCGCGCATGGCCGGCCAGCCCACCGCGCCGTTCCACTACACCGACTTCGGCGCGCTCGCGACCATCGGCCGCCATTCCGCCATCGCGCAATTGCCGCGGCTGCGTTTCTCCGGCGCGCTGGCCTGGTGGTTCTGGCTGGTGCTGCACATCTATTTCCTGATCGGATTCCGCAGCCGGCTCATCGTGCTCATCAACTGGGCCTGGGCCTATTTCACCTACGCCCGCGGTGCGCGCATCATTCTCGGCAACGAACCGGAACGAGTGACCCATGGCAGCGAAAAAGAAAACGCCGGCTAA
- a CDS encoding DNA topoisomerase IB — translation MPPVPRGLVYVTDRAPGIQRVRLPGPRKAAPRFRYVGPSGRRIRAARTLARIAKLAIPPAYEEVWICASSRGHLQATGRDARGRKQYRYHPDWSSARNDRKHSRMSSFGRGLTRLRAAVRRDLGLPGLPREKVLALVVKLLDTTRVRVGSAEYARSNNSFGLTTLRDRHARFTARGKASLRFRGKGGAEHDVPIDDARLAKLVRRCQELPGQALFQYQDDDGSHRAIDSGAVNDYLRENMGGEFTAKDFRTWHATLHALQLLVKTPLPERRSDAALRRCMNAVIKDVATGLRNTPAVCRKSYINPAVFVAWQDGKLRRPARGKSTKVASSGAARMLLALLKHSQI, via the coding sequence ATGCCGCCCGTACCCCGAGGTCTCGTCTACGTCACCGATCGCGCGCCCGGCATTCAACGCGTGCGACTACCCGGCCCCAGAAAGGCGGCGCCGCGCTTTCGCTACGTCGGACCATCGGGGCGGCGCATTCGCGCTGCACGCACGCTAGCGCGCATCGCGAAGCTCGCGATCCCGCCAGCTTATGAAGAGGTGTGGATCTGCGCGAGTTCGCGCGGTCATCTGCAGGCCACGGGCCGCGACGCCCGCGGCCGCAAACAGTACCGTTATCACCCGGACTGGAGCAGCGCGCGCAACGACCGCAAACATTCGCGCATGTCGAGTTTCGGCCGCGGATTGACCCGGCTGCGCGCCGCCGTGCGCCGCGACCTCGGGCTTCCCGGATTGCCGCGCGAAAAAGTTCTCGCGCTCGTGGTCAAACTGCTCGACACGACGCGGGTGCGCGTAGGTAGTGCCGAATACGCGCGCAGCAACAACAGCTTCGGCCTGACGACCCTGCGCGATCGTCACGCGCGCTTCACCGCGCGCGGGAAGGCGTCGCTGCGCTTCCGCGGCAAGGGCGGCGCGGAGCACGACGTGCCGATCGACGACGCGCGGCTCGCGAAACTCGTCCGCCGCTGCCAGGAGTTGCCGGGCCAGGCCCTGTTTCAGTACCAGGACGATGACGGCAGTCATCGCGCGATCGACTCGGGCGCGGTGAACGACTATCTACGCGAAAACATGGGCGGGGAGTTCACGGCGAAGGACTTCCGCACCTGGCACGCGACCCTGCATGCACTGCAGCTGCTCGTCAAGACTCCATTGCCGGAACGGCGCAGCGACGCCGCGTTACGCCGCTGCATGAATGCTGTGATCAAGGATGTCGCCACCGGCTTGCGCAACACTCCCGCGGTCTGCCGCAAGTCGTACATCAACCCCGCGGTCTTCGTTGCCTGGCAGGACGGCAAGCTACGCCGGCCCGCGCGTGGAAAATCGACCAAGGTCGCATCGAGTGGAGCCGCCAGGATGCTGCTGGCCCTGCTGAAACATTCCCAGATATAG
- a CDS encoding DUF4180 domain-containing protein, whose protein sequence is MNDDAPTVAAGAGPEMEIRALNDISAALSASVESGGLVLDEKQLSPDFFDLRTGFAGEVLQKFVNYRARLAIVVADASAYGSRFSELAYEHRTNRAVRFFSSAQQARQWLAYNPVARC, encoded by the coding sequence ATGAACGACGACGCCCCGACGGTGGCAGCGGGCGCCGGCCCTGAAATGGAAATCCGTGCGCTGAACGACATCTCCGCTGCGCTCTCGGCCAGCGTCGAAAGCGGCGGCCTGGTGCTCGACGAGAAACAATTGAGCCCGGACTTCTTCGACCTGCGAACGGGCTTCGCGGGCGAAGTCCTGCAGAAGTTCGTCAACTACCGCGCCCGGCTGGCCATCGTGGTCGCCGACGCATCCGCGTATGGCAGTCGTTTCAGCGAACTGGCCTACGAACATCGCACGAACCGTGCGGTGCGTTTTTTCAGTTCCGCGCAACAGGCGCGGCAATGGCTGGCGTACAACCCCGTCGCCAGATGCTGA